One Caulobacter segnis genomic window carries:
- a CDS encoding 4-(cytidine 5'-diphospho)-2-C-methyl-D-erythritol kinase, with translation MRLPNSVLAAFAPAKVNLFLHVGGPDAEGYHPISSLMVFADVGDQIAIQPSDAPGFETSGPFGGAIPADGDNLVVRAARAFHARLGGPVPPYRLILDKRLPIAAGLGGGSSDAGAALKLLRDVLAPGLSDDDLEPLAASLGADGAACLRARALMAEGRGELLSPAPALPELNAVLVNPGAPSPTGAVYRAYDAAVHPDGAERPFLPSNLESAEEVAAWLAVATRNDLEAPAVALEPRIGEVLDLLREEPESLLVRMSGSGATCFALCAGDIEAETLAERLETMRPDWWVRRCRLS, from the coding sequence ATGCGGCTGCCCAACTCCGTCTTGGCCGCCTTCGCCCCGGCCAAGGTCAATCTGTTCCTGCACGTGGGCGGGCCGGACGCCGAGGGCTATCACCCGATCTCCAGCCTGATGGTCTTCGCCGACGTCGGTGACCAGATCGCGATCCAGCCCAGTGACGCGCCCGGTTTCGAGACCTCCGGTCCGTTCGGCGGCGCGATCCCGGCCGACGGCGACAACCTGGTGGTCCGCGCCGCCCGGGCCTTCCACGCCAGGCTGGGCGGGCCCGTCCCGCCATACCGCCTGATCCTGGACAAGCGCCTGCCGATCGCGGCGGGCCTGGGCGGTGGCTCCAGCGACGCCGGCGCGGCCCTGAAGCTGCTGCGTGACGTCCTGGCGCCGGGTCTCTCCGACGACGACCTGGAGCCGCTGGCCGCCAGCCTGGGCGCGGACGGCGCGGCCTGCCTGCGGGCCCGGGCCCTGATGGCCGAAGGACGCGGAGAGCTTCTGTCGCCCGCGCCGGCGCTGCCCGAGCTGAACGCCGTGCTGGTCAATCCCGGCGCGCCGTCGCCGACGGGGGCCGTCTATCGCGCCTATGACGCGGCCGTGCATCCGGACGGCGCCGAGCGCCCGTTCCTGCCGTCGAACCTGGAAAGCGCCGAGGAGGTCGCCGCCTGGCTGGCCGTGGCCACGCGCAACGACCTGGAGGCGCCCGCCGTCGCCCTGGAGCCTCGCATCGGCGAGGTGCTGGACCTCCTGCGCGAGGAGCCCGAAAGTCTGCTGGTTCGGATGTCGGGCTCGGGAGCGACCTGTTTCGCGCTCTGCGCCGGCGACATCGAGGCCGAGACCCTGGCCGAGCGTCTGGAGACCATGCGGCCGGACTGGTGGGTGCGGCGCTGCCGCCTGAGCTAG
- a CDS encoding peptidylprolyl isomerase has translation MKRRDVLTALGGLIPLGAATPGLAVAQVLSLPPTPIVPGPGDVLVSLDTSLGAIIIALKARQAPLTTANFLRYVDGKLYDGASFWRSAKANSPVDYGLIEGGLQGDPKKVLKPVAHEPTTQTGLRHVDGTVSLARKEPGTGDSDFFICVGEAPYLDANPAAEGDNLGFAAFGQVIKGMEIVHKILNLPTPGEATNPVMKGQMLLPVVPIVTARRL, from the coding sequence ATGAAGCGTCGTGACGTCCTGACCGCCCTGGGAGGCCTGATCCCGCTTGGGGCGGCCACGCCCGGCCTCGCCGTCGCCCAGGTGCTGAGCCTGCCGCCGACGCCGATCGTGCCGGGCCCCGGCGACGTCCTGGTCAGCCTGGACACCAGCCTGGGCGCGATCATCATCGCGCTAAAGGCCAGGCAGGCCCCGCTGACCACGGCCAACTTCCTGCGGTATGTCGACGGCAAACTCTATGACGGCGCCAGCTTCTGGCGCTCGGCCAAGGCCAACAGCCCAGTCGACTACGGCCTGATCGAGGGCGGCCTGCAGGGCGATCCCAAGAAGGTGCTCAAGCCCGTGGCCCACGAGCCGACGACCCAGACGGGCCTGCGTCACGTCGACGGCACGGTGTCCCTGGCCCGCAAGGAGCCCGGCACCGGTGACAGCGACTTCTTCATCTGCGTCGGCGAGGCCCCGTACCTGGACGCCAATCCGGCGGCGGAGGGCGACAACCTGGGTTTCGCGGCCTTCGGCCAGGTGATCAAGGGCATGGAGATCGTCCACAAGATCCTGAACCTGCCCACGCCCGGCGAAGCGACAAACCCGGTGATGAAGGGGCAGATGCTGCTGCCCGTGGTGCCGATCGTCACGGCGCGCCGGCTCTAG
- a CDS encoding lipid II flippase Amj family protein, producing the protein MDAQLFLLCVLTFVIHLIGALAYAVRIAGVRTRRIAMSFALFNVLVLLSRASNAFQGPFLSKRIETNLLAGTGGHLLADFQWLMASASLAALVGALAIPTAQRLFTRAVAHFQVHRSVPKLLMHAFAKGGVGYIREAVALPSPSHLKTLKQKIDVPARVIVLNVLAQALLTVGVFASLYAGYLDPQFRVTAVSLSSVINGVATILLFVLIDPALSIMTDDVMDGRVSEPAFRRAVVWFAGSRVAGTVLAQLLLVPAASGVVMLARVI; encoded by the coding sequence ATGGACGCCCAACTCTTCCTGCTCTGCGTCCTGACCTTCGTGATCCACCTGATCGGGGCCCTGGCCTACGCCGTGCGCATCGCCGGCGTCCGCACGCGGCGGATCGCCATGTCGTTCGCCCTGTTCAACGTGCTGGTGCTGCTGTCGCGCGCCTCGAACGCCTTCCAGGGCCCGTTCCTGTCCAAGCGGATCGAGACGAACCTGCTGGCGGGCACGGGCGGCCATCTGCTGGCCGACTTCCAGTGGCTGATGGCCAGCGCCAGCCTGGCGGCCCTGGTCGGCGCCCTGGCGATCCCCACCGCCCAGCGCCTGTTCACGCGGGCCGTCGCCCACTTTCAGGTCCACCGCTCGGTGCCCAAGCTCCTGATGCACGCCTTCGCCAAGGGCGGGGTCGGCTATATCCGCGAGGCGGTCGCCCTGCCCTCGCCCAGCCACCTGAAGACCCTGAAGCAGAAGATCGACGTACCGGCCCGGGTGATCGTCCTGAACGTCCTGGCCCAGGCCCTGCTGACCGTCGGGGTCTTCGCCTCGCTCTACGCCGGCTACCTCGACCCGCAGTTCCGGGTGACGGCGGTCAGCCTGTCGTCGGTGATCAACGGCGTCGCCACCATCCTGCTGTTCGTGCTGATCGATCCGGCGCTGTCGATCATGACCGACGACGTCATGGACGGCCGCGTCAGCGAGCCGGCCTTCCGCCGCGCGGTCGTCTGGTTCGCCGGCAGCCGCGTGGCGGGCACCGTGCTGGCCCAGCTGCTGCTGGTCCCGGCGGCCAGCGGCGTCGTGATGCTGGCGCGCGTGATCTAG
- a CDS encoding ammonium transporter, translating into MKLTFKPLAGLMLAATIAGAPLGATAFAQEAAPAPAAAATAAPAEAAPAPAATPAPAEAPAPAIVDKNDKGDNAWMLTSSLLVLLMILPGLALFYGGLVRAKNMLSVMMQVSTVALIGFVAWVLWGYSFAFTDGGGLDTFVGGLGRLFLKDVTPASNVATFSTGVVIPEFTFIAFQSTFAAITAALVVGSLVERMKFSAIVAFAVLWPLLSYYPMAHMVWWWPGPDAIATAPTAAIKSGLIWGFGALDFAGGTVVHINAGVAALVGALILGKRQGFGKEPMPPHSLTLTLVGAGLLWVGWFGFNAGSNLESNGYASLAMINTFVATAAAGLSWIIVEWITRGKPSALGLASGIVAGLVAVTPAAGFAGPMGSVILGLVVSPICIFFCSVVKNALKYDDSLDAFGIHGIGGIVGAIGTGLLVNPAWGGAGIVDYTTCAKDGDISTCDNAVYNLGTQVLAQLKGVGVTIVWSLVASAIVFFVIKLIIGLKASPEAEEEGLDISEHGERAYHS; encoded by the coding sequence ATGAAACTCACCTTCAAACCGCTGGCCGGGCTCATGCTCGCCGCGACCATCGCGGGGGCTCCGCTGGGAGCGACCGCCTTCGCTCAGGAAGCCGCGCCCGCCCCGGCCGCCGCCGCTACCGCCGCGCCCGCCGAGGCCGCGCCGGCTCCGGCCGCCACGCCCGCTCCGGCCGAAGCGCCCGCCCCCGCCATCGTCGACAAGAACGACAAGGGCGACAACGCGTGGATGCTCACCTCCTCGCTGCTCGTCCTGCTGATGATCCTGCCGGGTCTGGCCCTGTTCTACGGCGGCCTGGTGCGCGCCAAGAACATGCTGTCGGTCATGATGCAGGTCTCGACTGTCGCCCTGATCGGCTTCGTCGCCTGGGTGCTGTGGGGCTATAGCTTCGCCTTCACCGACGGCGGCGGCCTGGACACCTTCGTGGGCGGCTTGGGCCGTCTGTTCCTGAAGGATGTCACCCCGGCCAGCAATGTCGCGACGTTCTCGACCGGCGTGGTGATCCCCGAGTTCACCTTCATCGCCTTCCAGTCGACCTTCGCGGCCATCACCGCCGCCCTGGTGGTCGGTTCGCTGGTCGAGCGCATGAAGTTCTCCGCCATCGTCGCCTTCGCCGTCCTGTGGCCGCTGCTGTCGTACTATCCGATGGCTCACATGGTCTGGTGGTGGCCGGGTCCTGACGCGATCGCCACGGCTCCGACCGCCGCGATCAAGTCGGGCCTGATCTGGGGCTTCGGCGCCCTCGACTTCGCCGGCGGCACCGTCGTCCACATCAACGCTGGCGTCGCCGCCCTGGTCGGCGCCCTGATCCTCGGCAAGCGCCAAGGCTTCGGCAAGGAGCCGATGCCCCCGCACTCGCTGACCCTGACCCTGGTCGGCGCCGGCCTGCTGTGGGTGGGCTGGTTCGGCTTCAACGCCGGCTCGAACCTGGAATCGAACGGCTACGCCTCGCTGGCCATGATCAACACCTTCGTCGCCACCGCGGCCGCCGGCCTGTCGTGGATCATCGTCGAGTGGATCACCCGCGGTAAGCCGTCGGCCCTGGGCCTGGCCTCAGGCATCGTCGCCGGCCTCGTCGCCGTCACCCCGGCCGCCGGCTTCGCCGGTCCGATGGGTTCGGTGATCCTGGGTCTGGTCGTCTCGCCGATCTGCATCTTCTTCTGCTCGGTCGTGAAGAACGCCCTGAAGTACGACGACAGCCTGGACGCCTTCGGCATCCACGGCATCGGCGGCATCGTCGGCGCCATCGGCACCGGCCTGCTGGTCAACCCCGCCTGGGGCGGCGCCGGCATCGTCGACTACACGACCTGCGCCAAGGACGGCGACATCTCGACCTGCGACAACGCCGTCTACAACCTCGGTACCCAGGTCCTGGCCCAGCTGAAGGGCGTCGGCGTCACGATCGTCTGGTCGCTGGTGGCCTCGGCCATCGTCTTCTTCGTGATCAAGCTGATCATCGGCCTGAAGGCTTCGCCGGAAGCCGAGGAAGAAGGTCTGGACATCTCGGAACACGGCGAACGCGCCTACCACAGCTAA
- a CDS encoding P-II family nitrogen regulator, which produces MKLIIAVVKPFKLDEVREALVAAGVEGLTVSEVKGYGRQKGQTEIYRGAEYQVNFVPKVKLEAVVDDASAAKAVEAVKAAAATGKIGDGKIFVLNVEEAVRIRTGETGSAAL; this is translated from the coding sequence ATGAAACTGATCATAGCGGTCGTCAAACCCTTCAAGCTGGACGAGGTGCGCGAAGCGCTCGTCGCCGCCGGCGTCGAAGGCCTGACGGTGTCGGAAGTGAAGGGCTACGGCCGCCAGAAGGGCCAGACCGAGATCTACCGGGGCGCCGAGTACCAGGTGAATTTCGTGCCCAAAGTGAAGCTCGAAGCGGTCGTGGACGATGCGTCCGCCGCCAAGGCCGTCGAGGCGGTCAAGGCCGCCGCGGCCACCGGCAAGATCGGTGACGGCAAGATCTTCGTACTGAACGTCGAGGAAGCCGTCCGCATCCGCACCGGCGAAACCGGTTCGGCCGCTCTGTAA
- a CDS encoding DMT family protein, whose product MPPLVMKIAPWVLLVMSNVFMTFAWYGHLKGKPMALPVAILSSWLIALPEYMLAVPANRIGHNIYSTAELKVGQEMITLLVFTLFSYFYLGEAIKLSTIAGFALIVSGVAVVFYFR is encoded by the coding sequence ATGCCGCCCCTCGTCATGAAGATTGCGCCCTGGGTGCTGCTGGTGATGTCCAACGTCTTCATGACCTTCGCCTGGTACGGTCACCTGAAGGGAAAGCCCATGGCGTTGCCGGTGGCGATCCTGTCCAGCTGGCTGATCGCGCTTCCCGAGTACATGCTGGCCGTTCCGGCCAATCGCATCGGCCACAACATATATTCGACAGCTGAGCTTAAGGTCGGGCAGGAGATGATCACCTTGCTGGTCTTCACCCTGTTCTCGTATTTCTATCTGGGTGAAGCGATCAAACTGTCGACCATCGCGGGGTTCGCCCTGATCGTCTCGGGCGTGGCGGTGGTGTTCTATTTCAGGTGA
- a CDS encoding fasciclin domain-containing protein: MTTQRLLTAAAAIALLAGAAHAQSSSPTAAPAPAAQAPAAASPVVAKGDLIDTATASGQFTTFLKAVSAVNLTSVLKTNQNLTLFAPTDAAFAALPAGELDKLMLPENGPMLQKVLTYHLINAKVDSTKIKGAKGEVKSVEGSPLLLDGSGDQPKVDDANILQTDVIASNGVLHVVDKVLLPKDVPGLQASAAPSAIDSGATMNVAANEQMAPAAPADQTMPADPAAPSAQTTTAAPTTATDMAADPAASPSATSAPAAGVNTSGVVPVSSKSPEEQAALKAGDANVVSNPPVADTKANRAKYGAPMSNAGKRTTPKGN, from the coding sequence ATGACCACTCAGCGACTCCTGACCGCCGCCGCCGCCATCGCCCTGCTGGCCGGCGCGGCCCATGCTCAGTCTTCCAGCCCGACCGCCGCGCCGGCGCCCGCCGCGCAGGCGCCGGCCGCCGCTTCGCCCGTCGTGGCCAAGGGCGACCTGATCGACACCGCCACGGCCTCAGGCCAGTTCACCACCTTCCTGAAGGCCGTCTCGGCCGTGAACCTGACCAGCGTCCTGAAGACCAATCAGAACCTGACCCTGTTCGCCCCTACCGACGCCGCCTTCGCGGCCCTGCCGGCCGGCGAGCTGGACAAGCTGATGCTGCCCGAGAACGGGCCGATGCTGCAGAAGGTGCTGACCTATCACCTGATCAACGCCAAGGTGGACTCCACCAAGATCAAGGGCGCCAAGGGCGAGGTGAAGAGCGTCGAGGGCTCGCCCCTGCTGCTGGACGGCAGCGGCGACCAGCCGAAGGTCGACGACGCCAACATCCTTCAGACCGACGTGATCGCCAGCAACGGCGTGCTGCACGTCGTCGACAAGGTGCTGCTGCCCAAGGACGTGCCGGGCCTGCAGGCCTCGGCCGCGCCGTCGGCGATCGACTCGGGCGCGACCATGAACGTGGCCGCCAACGAGCAGATGGCGCCGGCCGCGCCGGCCGACCAGACCATGCCGGCCGACCCGGCCGCGCCTTCGGCCCAGACGACCACGGCCGCTCCGACGACCGCGACCGACATGGCCGCCGATCCGGCCGCCTCGCCCTCGGCGACGTCCGCGCCGGCCGCTGGCGTGAACACCTCGGGTGTCGTGCCGGTGTCGTCCAAGTCGCCGGAAGAGCAGGCCGCGCTGAAGGCCGGGGACGCCAATGTCGTCTCCAATCCGCCGGTCGCCGACACCAAGGCCAACCGCGCCAAGTACGGCGCGCCGATGTCGAACGCCGGCAAGCGCACGACGCCGAAGGGCAACTAG
- a CDS encoding glycine--tRNA ligase subunit alpha: MSREKPKSFQSLILTLHDYWSRQGCIILQPHDVEVGAGTLHPATVLRALGPKPWNAAYVQPSRRPGDGRYGENPNRLQHYYQYQVILKPNPENMQDLYLGSLEAIGLDLRTHDIRFVEDDWENPTVGAWGLGWEVWCDGMEVSQYTYFQQVGGLDVSPVAGELTYGLERLAMYVFGVDNVYDLPFNDPDSPLGATTYGDVFLENERQQSEANFHGYDVSVLKQQFEQMEEQVPLMLARSYQNKALVLPAYDMVLKASHLFNLMNARGAIAVAERASYIGRIRDLCKMCASAWVDQQEAA; the protein is encoded by the coding sequence ATGTCGCGCGAAAAACCCAAGTCCTTCCAAAGCCTGATCCTAACGCTCCATGACTATTGGAGCCGGCAGGGCTGCATCATCCTCCAGCCGCATGACGTGGAAGTGGGGGCGGGGACCCTGCACCCGGCCACGGTGCTGCGCGCGCTGGGCCCCAAGCCGTGGAACGCGGCCTATGTGCAGCCTTCGCGTCGCCCCGGCGACGGCCGCTATGGCGAGAACCCCAACCGCCTGCAGCACTATTACCAGTACCAGGTAATCCTGAAGCCGAACCCCGAGAACATGCAGGACCTGTATCTCGGCTCGCTGGAAGCGATCGGCCTCGATCTGCGCACCCACGACATCCGCTTCGTCGAGGACGACTGGGAAAACCCGACCGTCGGGGCCTGGGGCCTGGGCTGGGAGGTCTGGTGCGACGGCATGGAAGTCAGCCAGTACACCTACTTCCAGCAGGTCGGCGGCCTGGACGTCTCGCCGGTGGCCGGCGAGCTGACCTACGGCCTGGAGCGCCTGGCCATGTACGTGTTCGGCGTCGACAACGTCTACGACCTGCCGTTCAACGATCCGGACTCGCCGCTGGGCGCGACGACCTATGGCGACGTGTTCCTGGAGAACGAACGCCAGCAGTCGGAAGCCAACTTCCATGGCTACGACGTCAGCGTGCTCAAGCAGCAGTTCGAGCAGATGGAGGAGCAGGTCCCGCTGATGCTGGCCCGCTCATACCAGAACAAGGCGCTGGTGCTGCCTGCCTACGACATGGTCCTCAAGGCCAGCCACCTCTTCAACCTGATGAACGCCCGCGGCGCGATCGCCGTCGCCGAGCGCGCCAGCTACATCGGCCGCATCCGCGACCTTTGTAAGATGTGCGCCAGCGCCTGGGTCGATCAGCAGGAAGCCGCGTAA
- the glyS gene encoding glycine--tRNA ligase subunit beta, protein MPQLLLELFSEEIPARMQAQAAKDLERMAREHLAAAGFLPEALKTFAGPRRLTLVAEGLPLAQADRKEELKGPRVGAPPQAMEGFLRKAGLTQDQLVERDGVYMAFIEKKGRPTPEIVAEMVEAIVRGFPWPKSMIWGTKKLRWVRPLKRILCVLDREVVPFAIEGIPSGDVTEGHRFMGDAQPFTAKDFDEYVAGLEAHYVVLDVEERKERILEGCKTLCFARHLELVEDQGLLDEVAGLAEWPTPVLGDMDPVFLSLPPEVIRTSMRTHQKYFAVRKAGEEGLAPHFITIANIQAADGGAVIAAGNAKVLSSRLSDARFFWDEDVKVGFEPWLEKLNGVTFHAKLGTMAQRVERIVAMAGEIAPLVGADVAKTKEAARLAKADLASQMVGEFPELQGIMGGYYARTFGLDGEIADAVRDHYKPQGPSDAVPTAPVSIAVALADKLDTLVGFFAIDEKPTGSKDPYALRRAALGVIRIILENGLRISLTKFGKDDLIAFFADRLKVTLRDQGKRHDLVDAVFALGDDDLARIVARVEALDGFLKTDDGKNLLAGYKRASNILKAEEKKGALPIGAPEAPTADSDAEVGLYNALRLLDKPLKEALAKEDFTGAMTQLAELRGPVDAYLDGVFVNEPEHRDNRLKTLAAVRDAMGQVADFGLIAG, encoded by the coding sequence ATGCCCCAACTTCTCCTCGAACTGTTCTCGGAAGAGATCCCCGCCCGTATGCAGGCCCAGGCCGCCAAGGACCTGGAGCGCATGGCGCGCGAGCACCTGGCCGCCGCCGGCTTCCTGCCCGAGGCCCTGAAGACCTTCGCCGGCCCGCGCCGCCTGACCCTGGTGGCCGAAGGCCTGCCGCTGGCCCAGGCCGACCGCAAGGAAGAGCTCAAAGGCCCCCGCGTCGGCGCGCCTCCCCAAGCGATGGAAGGCTTCCTGCGCAAGGCGGGCCTGACCCAGGACCAGCTGGTCGAGCGCGACGGCGTCTACATGGCCTTCATCGAGAAGAAGGGCCGCCCGACGCCGGAGATCGTCGCCGAGATGGTCGAGGCCATCGTCCGCGGCTTCCCCTGGCCCAAGTCGATGATCTGGGGAACCAAGAAGCTGCGCTGGGTGCGTCCGCTGAAGCGGATCCTGTGCGTGCTGGACCGCGAGGTCGTGCCGTTCGCCATCGAGGGCATCCCGAGCGGCGACGTCACCGAAGGCCACCGCTTCATGGGTGACGCCCAGCCGTTCACGGCCAAGGACTTCGACGAGTACGTGGCGGGCCTGGAAGCCCACTACGTCGTCCTCGACGTCGAGGAGCGCAAGGAACGCATCCTCGAAGGCTGCAAGACCCTGTGCTTCGCGCGTCACCTGGAACTGGTCGAGGACCAGGGCCTGCTGGACGAAGTCGCGGGCCTGGCCGAATGGCCGACGCCGGTGCTGGGCGACATGGACCCGGTGTTCCTCAGCCTGCCGCCCGAGGTGATCCGCACCTCGATGCGCACGCACCAGAAGTACTTCGCCGTCCGCAAGGCCGGTGAAGAGGGCCTGGCCCCGCACTTCATCACCATCGCCAACATCCAGGCGGCCGACGGCGGCGCGGTGATCGCGGCCGGCAACGCCAAGGTGCTGTCCTCGCGCCTGTCCGACGCCCGCTTCTTCTGGGACGAGGACGTCAAGGTCGGCTTCGAGCCCTGGCTGGAGAAGCTGAACGGCGTGACCTTCCACGCCAAGCTCGGCACCATGGCCCAGCGCGTCGAGCGCATCGTCGCCATGGCCGGCGAGATCGCCCCGCTGGTCGGCGCCGACGTCGCCAAGACCAAGGAAGCCGCGCGCCTGGCCAAGGCGGACCTGGCCTCGCAGATGGTCGGCGAGTTCCCCGAGCTGCAAGGGATCATGGGCGGCTACTACGCCCGGACCTTCGGCCTGGATGGCGAGATCGCCGACGCCGTGCGTGACCACTACAAGCCGCAGGGCCCCTCTGACGCCGTGCCGACCGCCCCGGTCAGCATCGCCGTGGCCCTGGCCGACAAGCTGGACACCCTGGTCGGCTTCTTCGCGATCGACGAGAAGCCGACGGGCTCGAAGGATCCCTATGCGCTGCGCCGAGCTGCGCTGGGCGTGATCCGGATTATCCTGGAGAACGGCCTGCGCATCTCGCTGACCAAGTTCGGCAAGGACGACTTGATCGCCTTCTTCGCCGACCGCCTGAAGGTCACCCTGCGCGACCAGGGCAAGCGTCACGACCTCGTCGACGCCGTGTTCGCCCTGGGCGACGACGACCTGGCGCGGATCGTCGCGCGGGTCGAGGCCCTGGACGGCTTCCTGAAGACCGACGACGGCAAGAACCTGCTGGCCGGCTACAAGCGCGCCTCCAACATCCTCAAGGCCGAAGAGAAGAAGGGCGCTCTGCCGATCGGGGCTCCCGAGGCGCCGACCGCCGACAGCGACGCCGAGGTCGGCCTCTACAACGCCCTGCGCCTGCTGGACAAACCGCTGAAGGAGGCCCTCGCCAAGGAGGACTTCACCGGCGCCATGACCCAGCTGGCCGAGCTGCGCGGCCCGGTCGACGCCTATCTGGACGGCGTCTTCGTCAACGAGCCCGAGCACCGCGACAATCGCCTCAAGACCCTGGCCGCCGTGCGCGACGCCATGGGCCAGGTGGCCGACTTCGGCCTGATCGCGGGGTAA
- a CDS encoding metal-dependent hydrolase, with translation MTHTSPHQAKTTPDDLQVAPRDIRFDLDAVRQGHWLGGDPVGTAVFNALSLTFPDGERLFMDAVRNYRHLLSGKLLEDAKGFIAQEAIHSREHHQLNSLIDRERYPVAEVEEMVRARVKMARERGKMAMLVSTIALEHFTAMMAEMHARHRDLFDNSPPGVEQLWRWHAMEETEHKAVAYDVFLEATKDWSPLQRYRVRCRAMAFVTFMFTRNISRYAARLLEADGYTPKAALKAVKRFVWRNPGIFRRGWRTYLAWYRPGFHPWDQDDRERFADWKAEFDAAVA, from the coding sequence ATGACCCACACCTCCCCCCATCAGGCCAAGACCACCCCCGACGATCTCCAGGTCGCCCCGCGCGATATCCGCTTCGACCTGGACGCGGTGCGCCAGGGCCACTGGCTGGGCGGCGACCCGGTCGGCACGGCGGTGTTCAACGCCCTGTCCCTGACCTTCCCGGACGGCGAGCGACTATTCATGGACGCGGTCAGGAACTACCGCCACCTGCTGAGCGGCAAGCTGCTGGAAGACGCCAAGGGCTTCATCGCCCAGGAGGCTATCCACTCGCGCGAGCATCACCAGCTGAACAGCCTGATCGACCGCGAGCGCTATCCGGTCGCCGAGGTGGAGGAGATGGTGCGCGCCCGGGTGAAGATGGCCCGCGAGCGCGGCAAGATGGCCATGCTGGTCTCGACCATCGCGCTGGAGCACTTCACGGCCATGATGGCCGAGATGCACGCCCGCCATCGCGACCTGTTCGACAATAGCCCCCCGGGCGTCGAGCAGCTGTGGCGCTGGCACGCCATGGAGGAGACCGAGCACAAGGCCGTGGCCTACGACGTCTTCCTGGAGGCGACCAAGGACTGGTCGCCACTCCAGCGCTACCGCGTCCGCTGCCGGGCCATGGCCTTCGTGACCTTCATGTTCACCCGCAACATCAGCCGCTACGCCGCCCGCCTGCTGGAGGCCGACGGCTACACGCCCAAGGCGGCGCTGAAGGCGGTGAAGCGGTTCGTCTGGCGGAACCCCGGCATCTTCCGCCGGGGCTGGCGGACGTACCTGGCCTGGTACCGCCCCGGCTTCCACCCGTGGGACCAGGACGACCGCGAACGGTTCGCCGACTGGAAGGCGGAATTCGACGCGGCGGTGGCCTAG
- a CDS encoding TetR/AcrR family transcriptional regulator: MSIEQSAPKTRVRRTPEAARENILAAAEALLVEHGPQAIKLADVAKAAGVVHANVIHHFGSISGVETALMERMIRQLADKIIAGFNEEGAAPGFGAQALFDAFQAKGAARLAAWLELTGEGRRMTLVRAVVDEVVQTRLARDVGVDRDTIVDFILVNIVLAIGVGLFGPTLSELLGRPPERARELALEMVQGRITAMGAKG; the protein is encoded by the coding sequence ATGTCAATAGAGCAGAGCGCGCCGAAGACCCGCGTCCGCCGCACGCCCGAGGCCGCGCGCGAGAACATCCTGGCCGCCGCCGAGGCGTTGCTGGTCGAGCACGGCCCGCAGGCGATCAAGCTGGCCGACGTGGCCAAGGCCGCCGGGGTGGTCCACGCCAACGTCATCCATCACTTCGGCTCGATTTCGGGGGTCGAGACGGCGCTGATGGAGCGGATGATCCGGCAACTGGCCGACAAGATCATCGCCGGCTTCAACGAAGAGGGCGCCGCCCCCGGCTTCGGCGCCCAGGCCCTGTTCGACGCCTTCCAGGCCAAGGGCGCGGCGCGCCTGGCCGCCTGGCTGGAGCTGACCGGCGAGGGGCGGCGGATGACCCTGGTCCGCGCCGTGGTCGACGAGGTGGTTCAGACGCGGCTGGCGCGCGACGTCGGCGTCGACCGCGACACGATCGTCGACTTCATTCTGGTCAATATCGTCCTGGCGATCGGCGTGGGCCTGTTCGGGCCGACGCTCAGCGAGCTCCTGGGGCGTCCGCCGGAGCGGGCGCGCGAGCTGGCGCTGGAGATGGTCCAGGGGCGGATCACCGCCATGGGCGCGAAGGGTTAG
- a CDS encoding NUDIX hydrolase: MTRVLDIVTAVIRDTDGRMLLVRKRGTSTFMKPGGKRDGGEDDLTTLARELDEELGCRLVQAELLGHYAAPAANEAGFTVQSATYLATVEGDIAARAEIEELAWIDPAAPGDLRLAPLLTQAVLPALLARA; the protein is encoded by the coding sequence ATGACACGCGTCCTCGACATCGTCACCGCCGTGATCCGCGATACGGACGGCCGCATGCTGCTGGTCCGCAAGCGCGGCACCTCCACCTTCATGAAGCCCGGCGGCAAGCGCGATGGCGGCGAGGACGACCTGACCACCCTGGCTCGCGAGCTGGACGAGGAGCTGGGCTGCCGTCTCGTCCAGGCCGAGCTGCTGGGCCACTACGCCGCGCCGGCCGCCAACGAGGCCGGGTTCACCGTCCAGTCGGCGACCTATCTGGCCACGGTCGAGGGCGACATCGCCGCGCGGGCCGAGATCGAGGAACTGGCCTGGATCGATCCGGCCGCGCCGGGCGACCTGCGCCTGGCGCCGCTGCTGACCCAGGCTGTGCTGCCGGCCCTGCTGGCCCGCGCCTAA